TTCTCAATGTTTTCTTAACTATTGGTAATTATAAAAATTTCATTTTCAATCGGATATTGTCTTTTGTTAATAATTTCAATTACTTTAATGTATTTATACTATTTTTTAGATTATTTAACTTTATTTATTGTAAATTAGGCCTATTTGTGCTTTTTTTGAAAAACAAAAGCTTTTTATAGAAAAAGTGTAATAAGAAATATTACGAACAAATGTTAAATGGAGTTAACGTATGTTTAATAAAAAATTTAGTTTAGTTTTAATTACTCTGGTGTTTATGTTGTCACTGTCTGCAGTTGCAGCAGTTGATGCAAACTCAACCGATGATATAATTGCTGGAGAAGTTGATGAAGAGCCTCCATCGGGTAATGTTACTAATATTTCCGATAGTGAGGTTGTATTAACTGCTAATCCAAATGATAATTATGTTTTAAGCAGTGTAGATAACGGAAAATACTACAGTGGCGGAAGTTATGATTTTATCTTATCAAATAATGATAATCCTGTAGAAAATGTTTCTGTTTCTATCAGTCTTAACGGAGTTGTTTTTACTCAAAACACTGATGATGCCGGTAAGGTATCCGTTCCATTGGATTTGAAAGCAGGTACATATAAGATTTCAGCATCCTATGATAATGTCTCTGCAAACGATACTGTCAAGGTACTGTCTGTAGTGACTGGAAAGGATATAACTAAAACTTATAAAAGTACCACAAAATACACAGCCACTTTCCTTGACGGCAACGGCGCTCCCCTTAAAAATACCAAGGTCAAATTCAAAATCAACGGTAAGACTTATACCCAAAAGACCAATTCAAAGGGTGTTGCCAGTCTTGCTATCGATTTGAAAGTCGGAACATATACTGTATATGCAATTCATCCGGACGGATACAGAACTTCAAACAAGATTACTGTGACTACATCAGTCATTTCTAGTAATCTTAACAAAAGATATTTGAGTTCCAAGGTATTTTCAGCTACATTCTACGGCACCAACGGTAAACTGCTTTCCAAAAAGTATGTTACATTCAAATGCCATGGAGATACATTCAAGGTCAGAACAAATTCCAAAGGTGTTGCAGAGTTAAGTGTTATTTCATACCCGTCAACATTCAAGATTTATTCAATAAATCCTCAGACAGGTGAGAAAAAGACTAACACTATCAAAATTTCACCTACAATGACCGCAAGCAAGATGACAGTATTCTCCGATAAGACTTCTAAATTCAAAGTAAAACTTTATAAAAATGAGAAATTAGTTAAAAACGCTAAGGTTTATGTTTATATCAAAGGTGTGAAGAAGGTTGCAAAAACCGATGCCAACGGTGTGGCCAGTGTCAATTTCAAATTGGGCAAGGGAACATATACATTCGAATCATATGATCCATACACAAAATCAAGTATCGGTACTAAAATTACAGTTAATTTGGCTTCTATCAAGGCCAACAATATTGTAGCGCCTTCAAACAAGGTCTCAGTATTCACTGCAACCTTGCTCAAACAGAACGGTGATGTTGCCAAAAATACCAGGATGCAGATGACGCTTGACGGCAAAACATATACCATCAAAACAAATGCATATGGTGCAGCCAGCCTGTCTTTCAATCTCACTGAAGGAACTTACAATGTTGTCTGTAAGGATTTAAGCACAAACTACACAGTAACCAAAACAATAACTGTCTATGAATCAAATATTGGTACATCATATAATCAGTATGGTGTTTCAGAAGACGGATATTCTCTTTTGGCTATTGGTAGGGCTTCAGCTTCAGGTGAGCTCAGCAAATACGGTTATACATTCTATGTAACTGAGTTTGACAGAACCTGTCCGTACTGCGGAAGCC
The uncultured Methanobrevibacter sp. DNA segment above includes these coding regions:
- a CDS encoding Ig-like domain-containing protein codes for the protein MFNKKFSLVLITLVFMLSLSAVAAVDANSTDDIIAGEVDEEPPSGNVTNISDSEVVLTANPNDNYVLSSVDNGKYYSGGSYDFILSNNDNPVENVSVSISLNGVVFTQNTDDAGKVSVPLDLKAGTYKISASYDNVSANDTVKVLSVVTGKDITKTYKSTTKYTATFLDGNGAPLKNTKVKFKINGKTYTQKTNSKGVASLAIDLKVGTYTVYAIHPDGYRTSNKITVTTSVISSNLNKRYLSSKVFSATFYGTNGKLLSKKYVTFKCHGDTFKVRTNSKGVAELSVISYPSTFKIYSINPQTGEKKTNTIKISPTMTASKMTVFSDKTSKFKVKLYKNEKLVKNAKVYVYIKGVKKVAKTDANGVASVNFKLGKGTYTFESYDPYTKSSIGTKITVNLASIKANNIVAPSNKVSVFTATLLKQNGDVAKNTRMQMTLDGKTYTIKTNAYGAASLSFNLTEGTYNVVCKDLSTNYTVTKTITVYESNIGTSYNQYGVSEDGYSLLAIGRASASGELSKYGYTFYVTEFDRTCPYCGSHNLYWSIFFAGSETANWGTFPATGYGEGSSAEGIIVCADCDSDWSVFGHNHGGSGGDLTIITPTESCTKADAYTLKSGNYVAS